AAATGGAGTCGTTCCTTGTCGCAGATTATCGCCGTGGCTTTGCGCCAGGGAAGCTGCCGTTTTGGCGATGGAACCTGTTTAAAATGCCCGATCAGCATTTTCAACTCCTTTGGACATCGCATCATGCGTTGTTTGATGGCAGGTCGCGACGGTTGCTGATGCAGGAACTGTTCACGCTTTATGACGCATTCGCTCAGGGGCAGTCCACTGAATTAAATAAACCTTATCAGATCGCGGACTATCTTCAGTGGCGGGCAGATCAGTCCGATGAGCGAAGCAAAGATTACTGGCAAGAACGGTTGGATGGGTATACGCTCAAGGCTACTTTTCCCACGCGAAATACGAATGGAAGATCGTCGATCGGGAAGCAGGCTTATCGCACTTTGGACGGCTGCCTGTCAAGGAATCAAACGAATCGTTTGGAATCTGTCGCAACAGAGGTAGGAGTTACTCTCAATACAATGTTGCAGGCGGCCTGGGCTCTACTACTTTGCCAACACAGCGGAAGCGATGACGTCGTCTTCGGTGCAACACGTGCTTGTCGCCATTCCTCGCTGGAAGGCAGCGAATCGATGGTTGGATTGCTGATCAATACTCTTCCCGTTCGCGCAAAGAGAATGAGTAACGTTCAACTCGTTGATTGGTTGCGGGATTTGCGAGACCAATGGATTACAACTGGTGAACATGAGCACACTTCCCTGGGGAAAATTCAATCCTGGACTTGCCTTTCGGCTGAAGAGTCACTGTTTCAAAGTCTTGTTGTCTTTGAAAAATACCGTCTGCAAGAATCATTGTGGCGACAGAATTCGGCTTGGCGAAAACGCAAGGTCGAGCTCCAGGCAATAACCCCTTATCCACTCGTGTTGTCCGGGATCTGTGAAGCTGATCTGTCGCTCGAAATCAGTTACGATCGACAGCAATTTGAAGATGAAACGATCGAGCGATTACTTGTTCAGCTGAAGCATCTGTTAGTTGAGTTCAGCAATAATCCTCATCGAACTCTTGCGGAGATTCCATTACTTGAAAAAGTTGAGCAACAACGGTTGACAGTCGATTGGAATGATACTTCAACCGATTATCCTTGTGATAAAACCGTCCATGAATTGTTTGAAATCCAAGCGGATTTGCGACCCGATGCAGTCGCCGTGGTGTTCGAGGATGAATCGTTGACTTACCGGGAACTAAATCAGCGAGCGAATCAACTGGCCTGGCATCTGAAAAGTCTGGGAGTAGAAAAAGGCGATTTCGTTGGCTTTGGTGTCGAACGTCGTTTTGAAATGATCATTGGGTTGTTGGGGATTCTTAAGACCGGCGCTACCTATCTTCCGTTGGCCGCCGAATATCCGAATGATCGCTTGCACTACATGTTGCGGGATGGCGGCGCGGATATCTTGGTCGCCTGGGGAGAAGTTGGTGGTCGTCTCGCAGGGCAAGTGAAGCATGTAGTTGATTTGGAGACCGATTGGGTGCATGGTCAATCAACGTGTAATCTCGACGTTGACATAACGGCCGATGATCTTGCCTACGTGATGTACACCTCAGGTACGACTGGGAAACCGAAAGGGGTGATGATTCGGCATCGGTCGATCGCTCGCCTTGTGTTTGGCGTTGACTACGCAGAATTTAGTGCTGACGAAACCGTCTTGCAAGTAGCGACAATTTCTTTTGATGCCTCGACCTTTGAGTTGTGGGCAGCACTCTTGCACGGAGCAAAATTGATTCTCGCTCCTGCGGAGCCGACTGACTTAGGCCAATGGTCGCAACTGATCTCTCGCCATCAAGTGAGCACGCTGTTCTTGACCACTGCCTTATTTAATCGGTTGATCGAGACTCTGCCAAAGGCCATTCAGGGTGTTCGGCAGATTCTTACCGGTGGCGAGCCAATATCGGTCCACCATGTTCGTTCGTTCCTTCCTTACCTGAGATCGGACCAGCTTCTTGCCAATGTTTATGGACCGACGGAATGCACGGCGTTTGCTTGTTGTTATCCGATTCCACATGATTTGGAAAAGGATGTTTGCTCGCTGCCTATCGGACGGCCCATTGGAAATACGCAGGCTTATGTGCTCGATCCTGATTTGCGACCGGTGCCGATTGGTGCTCGAGGCGAGTTGTACCTCGGAGGGGATGGGTTGGCAAAAGGCTATTGGAACCGGCCCGAGCTGACAGCTGAAAAATTCATTGAAAATCCTTTTGGTAAAACAGCTTCTGATCGACTCTATCGAACCGGTGACCAGGTCCGCTGGTTGAATGACGGAAACTTGGAGTTCCTTGGTCGTTTGGACGATCAGATCAAAATACGGGGGTATCGGATTGAGCTCAATGGAATCGCAGCGGTGTTGCGAGAGCAGACGGGTGTTGCGGATGCCGTTGTGGATCTGTGGAAAGACCTTGCTGGGAATCCGCAGCTGATTGCTTATTTTGTTCCTGCTGATACCGCTGAAACGACGGAGTTAGAAATTCAACAAAAAATGGAACCGTTGCTACCTCGATACATGTTGCCTGTAGCTTATGTGCCGTTGCCGTCACTGCCGCTGACAATTAATGGAAAGGTCGATCGTCGCGCCTTGCCAAAGCCCAGATTTACACGAGCGTTGTTGAAGGCAAGTCCTGTTTCCGCCCGGAATGCTTTGGAGGAACAACTGATTGAGATCTGGTCGGATCTGTTTCCTGAACAATCTATCGGTGTCGAGGATGAATTTGTGATGCTAGGTGGGCATTCGTTGCTGGCCATGCAGCTTGTCTTTTACATTCGACAGGAACTGAATTATGAGGTGAGTGTTGCCGATATTTTCAGTTGTCGAACGATCTCTCAATTGGCTCAGCACCTTTCTTCGCAGGATGCAAATCAGAATGACGTGAGATTGGCTAAACCGGGGGCTGTGCCGGAAAGCGATTCCTCGCCTTTGCTGTTTTCGCAGATGTCATGCTGGGATGTCCATCACCAATGTCCCGGTTTGAGGCCGCCGAATACGAGTCGTGCCTATCGTTTGAAGGGTGATCTCAGGATTGACAAGTTGCATGAGGCGATCGATTTGCTCCTCGCGAGGCATGAGTCGTTACGCACGAATATTCGCGAGGTTGACGGGACGCCAAGGCAGTTTGTCTCGGCTGCAAAAACGACTGCGTTTCCCTGTGTGGATTTAAGACATTTTTCTGGAAAGATCAGGAAAGCGGAAGTTCGCCGATTGTTTGATGCTGAAGCCGTGCATTCGTTTGATATCGAACGAGATTTACTGTTGAAGGCAACGCTCCTGAAGCTGCACGACGACGAGCATGTGTTGGTGTTGACGATTCATCATATTGTCATGGATGCCAAATCGTTGGCAATCCTGACTCGAGATCTTGCTGAGCTTTACGACGCACTTGTCATTGGACGGCCTGCTGATCTTCCTGATCTTCCTCTGCAGCCAAGCGATTTTGCCGCCTGGGAACGAGAGCAGTTGAAACACAATCACCTGCAGCAAAGTATTCTCTATTGGCGTCAGCATTTAAGCGATTTACCTTTAGAAAATGAAACGCCCCCACTCGATGAATTGGTGCAGATGGGTGGCTGGGACTGCTTGCGTCATCGGATGGATGTACCGGCAAACACGAGAGAATTGCTCCAGGAACTAAGTGTGCAAGAAGGTTGCACTTTTAGTGTTGCTGTTTTTGCCGCGATGAATGTCTTTCAGTATTTCATGACGGGACGAGAAGTCAGTTTTGTTGGAATGCCTTTAGGGGCCCGTGTGCACCCAGAGAGTGAGAATTTGATCGGCTGTTTTCGGAAACGCGTCGTCTTGCGCACTCGTGTTTCGAAAGAGCTTAGCTTTCGCCAGCTACTTCAACGGAGTTGCCGATCCATGATGGAGGCTTATGCCCATCTTGATGTGTCGCAGGAAGTCGCCTGCCCTGATAGGGGGATTCGGCATCCAGGCCACTGGACACGAATTGGCTTTAATATCAATTTTATTCCCGGTGCAAATGTCGATTTGAAACTTGGGCAACTGGATGTCACTTCGATCGATCGATCAAAAGAATACTCGTTTGTACCCAGGAATTTGCACGTGGTCGATCGACCGGAAGCGACTACTCTGATTCTTAAACTCTATGAGAATCAGTTTTCTCAAGCTGAAGTCAACGCCATGCTCGAGCGGTTTGTCGCCGTATTGGACTGCTTTGCAGAAAATCCCGATTCGCCCTTGCAGTTGAAAAAGTCGGAAATCGTTTCTTAACGGTTAGAGCTTTCAGCTTTGAATTCTGTTTGCCGTGCAACGATGCGATCGACCTGCAGTGGTCGATCCGGTCATCCTGTGCCCTGTTGTTCAAACACGGCAACGTTCGTGGCTTAGAATTAGGACTGGAAAACGCAATCTTCAAGCTTCTTGGCACAACTGGTCGGAGGAATTGCCGGGAAGCGTTATACTGGACGAACTGATCGGAAAAAGAACTGGTAGGGGGAACGCCAGGTTTTCACGAGGTCGTCGATAGCTGGGAAGCTCGCTGTGTTGAGGCCAATTGGAGCCGACATGTTTGAAAGCCCGATCCTGTAGTATCAACGATGAAGAGAGGCAAGAAGATTCAATGGGCAAACGCTTTATCGATCGATTTCGCCAGCACGTGAATCGGCTGACCGGTTTTGAGTCGCTTGAGTCGCGGCGCGTCATGGATTGTTACGGACTCGGATCCGTTGAAGTTTGTGTGCTCGGCGATAGCAATGCCGATGGGCAGTTTGATCAACAAGATTTGGTGCGCGTATTTCAGGCTGGGAAGTATCAGACCGGAGATCCGGCTGATTGGACAGAAGGTGATTGGAATCAAGATAGCAAGTTTGATTCGGGCGATCTCGTAGCTGTCTTCCAGGCAGGAACTTACTTGCAAGGCAAGTTGATTGACGATTTGTCTCCACTTGTCGCGCGCTCGCCCGGTAATTCGGGGTCCTTTGGTCCACCGGTAACAATTACCAATACCGAACAGCTAATTGCAGCCATTCACGACACCAAAGCCGTGGATGCGGTTGCCGAAGAAGTCGACTTTGATCATCAGTCGCTGCTCTTCTTTTCATGGAGCGGTTCAGGTGGCGACAGTCTGGTCGGCCAACAGACAGTTGTTGATGGCGTTGTTGATATCAAATTTCAGTTTGAATTTGGTTTTACCAGAGATCTACGCCAACATCTGGGGCTGTTCGCCGTTCCGCGGAATACGACCTGGGATATTGATGTCGAGAGGCGTGTCATTCAAACGGACACCACAGGCTACGAATTCGATTTGGATCAAAGCCGATTTATTGTCTCGGGTGGTTTTGCCGGTTTCACGGACGAGTATCAGATCGAAGGGCCGATTACCCTGGTTCGTAACTCGGATGGCTCGGCATCTTTTCGGCAAGTCGAGGCGGTTTTGCGAGGTTCGGGACGATCCTCACTGGATGGGAAAACACTGGACTCGGTTTTGAGTCTCAGCGAGCTGACCGGTCTTCAGACTCTTGGATCGAGCATGGTTTTCGCTGGCTTCTCTGCTTCGCAAATGACCATGGTCAGGCTGTTTGTGTCGGTTGACAACGGAACGCTCACCATTCGTGGCGGCGACCTTCCACCATGCTGTGACTTTATTCAGCATGAGATCAACGCGGTTGCATCGACTTAGCCCTTCAGGTCATCGCAGTTGAAGTAGGAAGTTTCAATGTAATTTCAAGCCGTGAGGCTCTTGCTGAGCCCTTCTGTCGGTGGCACGCCCGGTATTTTTTCGATTTTGATTTACCTGGTAAGCAAAATTTGAGCTTCGAAGCGGAAGGCATACTGCCAGTAATCGACTCGCGAGTTAAATCTTTGCTCAGTACACCGAAGGCAACCTTCTTCGAACCCACTCTATGTCGAACGTTTGACGCAACGTCTTTGTGACACCGAGTTGTGGCGAGTACGAAGAGGATCCAAACTTAGACCTGACTTGGCGTCTAGCAGCGGCTGGAACTGACAAAACCGAGAGTCGTTTGAGATGCATCGTTGTCGTAAGGTCTTGCCAGGAATGCATTAAGACAGGGTTTTTCAGCAGGCGTTCGAGCCGCCTTTGAGGATCAACTTTTGGTGCGGGGTCGGGAGACGAGTAGAGCAAGCAGGCCTGCCCGCTTCGAACCTGCGACCTTTGGATTAGGAATCCGCTTTTTCCCGTGAGGCACAGCTAATCGAAGCCTGTAATGCCCAGGCTAACTTCGCTTCCGGTCTATACAGACACCGGAACTTTACTACCGTCATTAGTCCGGGTCTGTTTTTTGAAGTAGTGACATGCTGCGGTTACATCGGCCAGGTAGCTGTTTAACAGAGAGATCTCTGAGGCGATGTCAGAAGCAAAGGTGCTGATTGAGCGTTAGAGAGTTAGGTGCAACACCAGAATACAGTGGTGGGGTACCAACGCTCAGCTCCGAAAACGACCCAGCAACGCAAGTGGTCGTCCGCCACTTGCCTGCAGACTTACGCGGCTAGAGAATCAATGTTGAATTCACTAAGCTGGAAACTAGCGTGGTCGGTGAGCGCAGTTCCCAGGTTAAATAAAGAACAAGGTTTTTTCGTTTTGAAATTCTTCATGTCACAGAGGGATGGTGGTTTTGGTAGAAAAACAACGACCAAAATCTAAACGCCGTCGGTTTTGGTTAAGTTTGCGAAGTTTGTTGATCTTGGTCACGCTCATAGCCGTTGCGTTCGGCATTTATGAGCCCGTTACACTCCACTTCAAGGCGGTGCATTTTCTTAATATCAATAATTCGGTTAGGGCTACGCGTCCACATCCCACGAAATTGTTGTACCACATTGAGGGTCGGGGCAACGCGATCTTGTGCCATGTTGAGCAAGTTAGAATTGTATTGCTCGGGCGAATGCGTGCTGGTGGAACTGCGGGACGTATTCCGATTGCTGGAGACACACCGCAACGAAGTGGTGATGCATCGGTTCACGGTGTGGTTTACTTCTCGTATTCGTATGCTGACGGCGAGACTGAATGCGTTGTCCATGGATTTCCATTTGTATGTCATGGACGAACTATCGAGATTAATGAGCAGTCGTTTGATGTCGACACCCCCACTGTCATCCTTGTCGGCATTGATGATCAAATTATGCACACTTATTCGCGGTAGTAACGAAGCACAAGCAACCGAAATAAATTGCATGGTATCTCGATTATAGAAAACGAAAAGCAGTTTTCTGGTGGGGTCGTCGGTGATGGAATTGGGGACCTCGGTGTTGTCATGGTTTCACTTGTTTGTACTGCGCCGTTCGTTCGAGATGTTTCTTTGTTCTTAGCAGTTGTATTGATTCTAGTGGGAACTGCTGTTCCGTCATGTAATTCCACGACGCCGTTGAATTGACGTAAGTCCAATACGCCTGGCAGGATTCGAACCTGCGACCTACGGATTAGGAATCCGTTGCTCTGTCCCCTGAGCTACAGGCGCTTGACGACCCCCATTGTAAAGGGAATGCTGCCTTCTCGGGTAGCCGTCTCGATCGCCAGGAGGCCCGGGGTACAAGGAGATGACCTGTAGCGAATGCTGAGGATTTGCCGTCGACATACGTGTTCTCGCCGGCCTGGCTTTTTGATTTTGGAGAGGTGCTGGCGCCCGGCAAAGAGGATCGATAAGGCTCTGACATTTTTTGTCAGAGCACGTAGAGTTTCTGCTCCTTCGGGAGTATCTTATACTCGTCCCAGTAGGCGGGTTTTTTATTGCGCCGACCGTGAGCTGCGGATCAACGAGCTGGAGACGTTCAGCACACCGTCGAGAAGGTTGCTGGATACTTGCAATTGGGCCTTACGGTCTCAACAATAAATAGCTGCCGTTCGGAAACGCCTTTGGAGATGCAACATGTGCAAGATACCGATTCAACTGCTTTTTCGTTCTCTTATCGCCACTTTTATCGTCTGCGGGGCTGGGCATGTCCACGCTTCCTGGGAATTCGATGAATCGGTAGTTGGCTTGGATCCCGGTAGTTCGTATCGTTTGGCTTTCGTAACTTCTCAAGCCAGAGATGCGGCGTCGAGCGAAATTGAGGTCTACAATTCTTTCGTTGACTCTCTGGGCGACAATATCGTCGAATCTGATTGGAAGGTCATAGGGTCGACAGCATCAGTGGACGCACGTGATAACACCTCAACAAATCCAGGCTTGAATGGTACAGGCGTGCCGATCTTCAATTTGGCGGGCCAGCGGATCGCTGATGGTAATGCTGATTTATGGGACGGTTCTATCCAAAACTCCTTACTAGCGACGGTGCGCGGAGTTGAATTTTTCCCACCCACGCCTTCCGCTTGGACTGGAACGACTGCTGCTGGAATCTCAGCGGATAATCATCTTGGAAAATCTCCAGATGCGATGCTGGGGCTTATGACAAGCACCGACGCGAGTTGGATTTCTGATGTATCTTGGAATTCCACTGTAAGTGACGCATACGCTTTATACGGGCTAAGCGACATCCTAACGATCAGCTCTCCGGAGCCTGACCCGATTCCCGAACCCGCCTCCGTGATTACTTGGACGTTGCTTGGCATCGTTGGATGTGTTGGCACCTGGTGGAATCGTCGCCGCAAAGCAAGTTAATCTGTCGCTCGTTGAGACTGTTCGCAACGCAAGTCCATCACGACTTTCTTCGTCTCGAAGCCGGGGGTATATACCCCCGCTCGACGTGCTTCCGCGTTCAAAACAGCAGATGGCTGAGAACAGATACCCCTAAAAAACAAGGGTCTTAAGGGGTTTGTTGATGCGCGGGAATCAATTAGGAATCCGTTGCTCTATCCCCTGAGCTACAGGCGCTTGACGACCCCCATTGTAAAGGGAATGCTGCCTTCTCGGGTAGCCGTCTCGATCGGCGGCGTGCCGTCGGAGAGAGTCACAGGGTAAAAGAGTATCGCCTGTAGCGAGTACCGAGGATTTGCCATCGACACACCCGCTACCGTTCCAGCACGGTGTCCTCCCGCTATGGGCTCCGCTTTCCCGCAGGTTACGCCGACACATCCGATAGATGAAGGGCTATTTCCTCAACCGCTTTGTACCCACAAAGACACCGAATAATCCAAGCAGGCCTCAAACCAACACCGAACCTGGCTCCGGCACCTCATTCGCGGATGAGGAAAGACTTGCGACGCGAAAACCAAAGATGTTGCGCTCGTGGTCCGGGTTGTCCATGTACCAATCGGAAAACGACGACAAGTAGATGGAGATGCCGCTCCAGAAGCCGCCGCGGCCACCGCGAGGCATCGAGACACTGTCATTCAACAAGTCGGACTCTGTTTCCTCCCACTTCCAAACATTACCCCCCCCAGCCCCATAATGCCTTGCGTACTCAAACCGCCGGCACTGGTGATGTCCGCCGGCCCTTGTCCGGGCCGTTGGCCATACACGGCTGTCTTGTCGGCTGTGCCGCCTGCTACTTTAGTCGGCAAAGAACCATCCGATGTTAGATAATTACCATACGTCCCGCTCACGGGATCGTAGAACGCCGCCTTATACCACTCGTTCGTGCTCGGCAGCCAGTAATGAGCATCCTTGTGGCGGAAAAGATTCTCGCCTCCCAGTTGCCACGCCTCGGCGGAACTCCACAGAGCAATGTTGTCGTTGATGCCACTCGTCGTGAAATTGTAAGCCGCCTGATAGCCCTGGCTCGTATTCAGCCAGTTCACGAAACGGGCTGCCTCATTCCAACTGACGCCCGTAGCGGGCATCGCGGCGCGGTTTCCGCCGTAGGACGACATGTTAATCATGTCGATCTCCAGCCCATTAGCGGTCTCGTAATTCGCGTTGTACTTCGTGATCATGTCCCGGCTGAGTTCGTACTTCCCCAGCTGGTACGCGTACGCCACCGAACCGGCCGGGTTTAGGGGGCCCCGTCGTATCATCGACATTGCCCGGATTGCCGATCTCAACGAACGTCATATCAAACTGGTTGGTATCGGTGCCGAAAGTGACCACACTCGCATTCACAGGGCTTTGTAGCGTCACGCTCAAAGTGAAAAGTGCCAAGAGTGCGTAGCGAAACTTGGGTAAGCGAATCATAAAACGACTCCACTACAAACTGGTGCACAGGATTTCATGGACTCTAAATCCTTTCTATCCCTCTCTGGCCGGGCAATATAAGAAGCTCAAAGATCCTGTTCAACCAAAATGCCCGATTTTCGATATGTCTAAGAACATAACTTTCGAGCCACCTTGCGTTCTCAGTTTCGAAAGTGTTGCCCGTCGTGTGGAAAATAAAGAGCAACAGGATAATTGCGGGGATTCGTTTACACATCAGATGCTCCCAGTGAAGGGCGTGGTGACCAGGTCGGTCAGACTCCAATACCGCAGGATGGGAGGTATCAGCACTGAAAACAGGACTGGATCGGATGTCAACGATTTCCTGCCGCATCGCAAAGTCGGCATTAAATCATCTACCCCAGTCGTAGCTGTTCATAAAATAGACACGGCCAGTATTCGTTGGTGTAACTCCAAAACCCATCCACAGGACGCAATCGGCGGTGCCCAAGCCCCCGCCGGATATTCGTAGGCGGATGTAACAATGAAATCAAAATTAATTGCCGACCGCGATAACTTTGGCCGTCACGCGGCGTTGGCTTTCAATGAAGGGTTATCGATGGTGTACTGACCGCTTGAATCTCAGCGATCAGAAATTGTCAGCATTGGAGCGAAACAGAATCAGGCGGGGGGGGGGCGGTTTGAATGTTGAGAGCCGTGACCGCCTAAGTCGCGAGAGGGGCGATAGGTTTTGTTGAAGCATGGGTGATTCGAAATTCGAGTACACCCATCACTGTGGAAGTCCATTCGGTAGATGTTGGCTCAACTACGTTTTTTATCGCAGTCATTTCTCATTACATTCGGACGCCCTGTTTCGCACTTGACGGACTATCGCAAGCCAAGCTCGCTCTTCGCCTGTTGCAATCGATTTTAAACTCGTCAGAGCTATTTCGCCGGCCGGTGGGTAGGGAAACACATCACCATCGCCGGAAAGCTATATTTGAGGTACGATATCGAGCGTTTCGAGCGTATCCGTTCTTTTCGATAGAAACCAAATGTTCCCCCCATTAGCCGAGGTTTTTTCTATGGCATATGCATCTAATCCCTACGATTCACCGCAATTCTCCGTCGCTGCTATGGCTGCCGCGGATGAGCGAACTGGTTTTATCTGCAAAACCTACCTGCACCTAGTCGGAGCGATCGTTGCTCTGGTGGGTCTCGAAGCTATCCTGCTGCAAACGCCATTTGCTCCAGCCCTGATCGGCTTGATGGTTGGTAGCCAGTATAGTTGGCTGATTGTGTTAGGGCTCTTCATGGGTGTCAATTGGCTCGCGAATAGTTGGGCGTTGTCAGCAACGTCACTTCCCAAGCAGTATGCTGGGCTTGGGCTCTACGTCGTGGCTCAAGCTGTCATTTTGTTGCCGCTTTTGTTTTTTGCGACAACTTTACCACAATACTCCGGCGTAGTAACCTCTGCCGCTGTCTCGACGTTGAGTCTGTTTGTCGGTTTGACGGCGGTCGTGTTCATCACGCGGAAAGATTTTTCTTTCCTGAGATCGGCGCTGATGTTCGGCGGCTTCGCTGCGATGGGCTTCATCGTGTGTGCGGTTGTATTCAGTTTCCAGCTCGGACCGATTTTTACTTACGTCATGATCGCGTTTGCCTGTTGTTACATTCTTTACGACACATCGAATGTGCTGCATAACTATCGCATTGGCCAGCACGTCGCCGCCTCTCTGGCGCTTTTCTCGTCCATTGTGCTGTTGTTTTGGTATGTTCTGCGCCTGTTAATGTCTTTTAGA
The Pirellulaceae bacterium genome window above contains:
- a CDS encoding SUMF1/EgtB/PvdO family nonheme iron enzyme; this translates as MINMSSYGGNRAAMPATGVSWNEAARFVNWLNTSQGYQAAYNFTTSGINDNIALWSSAEAWQLGGENLFRHKDAHYWLPSTNEWYKAAFYDPVSGTYGNYLTSDGSLPTKVAGGTADKTAVYGQRPGQGPADITSAGGLSTQGIMGLGGVMFGSGRKQSPTC
- a CDS encoding amino acid adenylation domain-containing protein: MSKSLTVSDSLLGSHDLTELQRAMLMASLSAPEAGWYVQQLLLTLEEPFSADVWCKAWCKLVERHDVLRTAFDFGPTGQLVQRVQPPISETLPLQVWQEWPEEVTAHEMESFLVADYRRGFAPGKLPFWRWNLFKMPDQHFQLLWTSHHALFDGRSRRLLMQELFTLYDAFAQGQSTELNKPYQIADYLQWRADQSDERSKDYWQERLDGYTLKATFPTRNTNGRSSIGKQAYRTLDGCLSRNQTNRLESVATEVGVTLNTMLQAAWALLLCQHSGSDDVVFGATRACRHSSLEGSESMVGLLINTLPVRAKRMSNVQLVDWLRDLRDQWITTGEHEHTSLGKIQSWTCLSAEESLFQSLVVFEKYRLQESLWRQNSAWRKRKVELQAITPYPLVLSGICEADLSLEISYDRQQFEDETIERLLVQLKHLLVEFSNNPHRTLAEIPLLEKVEQQRLTVDWNDTSTDYPCDKTVHELFEIQADLRPDAVAVVFEDESLTYRELNQRANQLAWHLKSLGVEKGDFVGFGVERRFEMIIGLLGILKTGATYLPLAAEYPNDRLHYMLRDGGADILVAWGEVGGRLAGQVKHVVDLETDWVHGQSTCNLDVDITADDLAYVMYTSGTTGKPKGVMIRHRSIARLVFGVDYAEFSADETVLQVATISFDASTFELWAALLHGAKLILAPAEPTDLGQWSQLISRHQVSTLFLTTALFNRLIETLPKAIQGVRQILTGGEPISVHHVRSFLPYLRSDQLLANVYGPTECTAFACCYPIPHDLEKDVCSLPIGRPIGNTQAYVLDPDLRPVPIGARGELYLGGDGLAKGYWNRPELTAEKFIENPFGKTASDRLYRTGDQVRWLNDGNLEFLGRLDDQIKIRGYRIELNGIAAVLREQTGVADAVVDLWKDLAGNPQLIAYFVPADTAETTELEIQQKMEPLLPRYMLPVAYVPLPSLPLTINGKVDRRALPKPRFTRALLKASPVSARNALEEQLIEIWSDLFPEQSIGVEDEFVMLGGHSLLAMQLVFYIRQELNYEVSVADIFSCRTISQLAQHLSSQDANQNDVRLAKPGAVPESDSSPLLFSQMSCWDVHHQCPGLRPPNTSRAYRLKGDLRIDKLHEAIDLLLARHESLRTNIREVDGTPRQFVSAAKTTAFPCVDLRHFSGKIRKAEVRRLFDAEAVHSFDIERDLLLKATLLKLHDDEHVLVLTIHHIVMDAKSLAILTRDLAELYDALVIGRPADLPDLPLQPSDFAAWEREQLKHNHLQQSILYWRQHLSDLPLENETPPLDELVQMGGWDCLRHRMDVPANTRELLQELSVQEGCTFSVAVFAAMNVFQYFMTGREVSFVGMPLGARVHPESENLIGCFRKRVVLRTRVSKELSFRQLLQRSCRSMMEAYAHLDVSQEVACPDRGIRHPGHWTRIGFNINFIPGANVDLKLGQLDVTSIDRSKEYSFVPRNLHVVDRPEATTLILKLYENQFSQAEVNAMLERFVAVLDCFAENPDSPLQLKKSEIVS
- a CDS encoding Bax inhibitor-1 family protein, with translation MFPPLAEVFSMAYASNPYDSPQFSVAAMAAADERTGFICKTYLHLVGAIVALVGLEAILLQTPFAPALIGLMVGSQYSWLIVLGLFMGVNWLANSWALSATSLPKQYAGLGLYVVAQAVILLPLLFFATTLPQYSGVVTSAAVSTLSLFVGLTAVVFITRKDFSFLRSALMFGGFAAMGFIVCAVVFSFQLGPIFTYVMIAFACCYILYDTSNVLHNYRIGQHVAASLALFSSIVLLFWYVLRLLMSFRD